A region of Antedon mediterranea chromosome 8, ecAntMedi1.1, whole genome shotgun sequence DNA encodes the following proteins:
- the LOC140056868 gene encoding uncharacterized protein, which translates to MDDVEVVIPTVEELSRQPEKNVPCPEEGCDMIFKTRPSLHMHVVKTHGLVQNQSESITYGRGGKRKSRVKVFYCPVENCSRSVTLQKPFNRRNSLRQHFFVCHGEKSFVCCKCGRGFGTATTQKRHETICGQIFHCSCQCPFKSKESLLMHAKRQGHIVPVQYQNLQLPKKPKTTKTNHQVLMNVLPKCAQNQVSSSTPKLQFILPKPKVLSVSQAASLHPKNTTLVTVNNGVITDIKEIMPVQTRHTNFPQTVNLDIKNGFSNEPSIERPQLSDAQAQWSAMDTADWQQDSTTNTHLNNQVLPEMLTVGTNFPGIAETDAHTQTNMPANANVNFASDMSLGNSVSDALVQTMPYFRVEPVAPDPLNPSGQNMETQTSSDLLVQAMVSAILQRQDVNQDIINQHSIVVTPQNYVNQPLNVTPNNFVGANLNIPCTSSSIQPITVRASSETQTQHQSTMITPPNYVTSSQYVPTTNQGINIPQTNQVADNVASLSKRKRSFQKISSLNLKVSSDTQTTMNLENTDHLLGEYDDGVLNLSQESRNGCHDKSIRTIPSSTSYLTGLEHQRSCSGEAPHKSTIPLNMEECQTERNTIGIQAENDMQHGNNEQSGFSTIDLMDPFPDFGDVFLESIATQTYSNEQLRNFNDFLHESPHSNLADNRAPTSPLLKNIMGESFEDLLHTDSGSQTDEFQDFIFENQFIENTVKSVTTNYSSGNNQESISMKEHPLDQDAVSVHDDAHNEGTNSSVEQLKDISKSGKDKLLLSETMCKNDSEVVSSIVSDVDRATAVHTGAYLNKSVVRDKEGDNVNEYITTDKMKSYVHQTIERGDVEFSDVETQADIYPFKRSRLSAEMSHNETQTKFSNIPITSSNSPMTSSGGVAKTSSSSVAMTSSSSVAMTSSSSVAMTSSGSVAMTSSGSIAMTSSGSVAMTSSSSVAMTSSSSVAMTSSSCVAMTSSGTIAITSCNSNPITSCNSNSITLCNNNPLTSSNSNSITSYSNSITSCNSNPITSCNSNQIPLPPPAANHRKVTTSEYVHNAHRSSTQNQIRDAPTYCNAEIQADIIVVNRNKDDTTGSAGTTSVETQTRRVDNCLTYT; encoded by the exons ATGGATGATGTCGAGGTCGTTATTCCTACTGTTGAAGAGCTCTCCCGTCagcctgaaaaaaatgttcctTGTCCTGAAGAAGGATGTGATATGATCTTTAAAACTCGTCCATCACTTCATATGCATGTTGTAAAAACACATGGTTTGGTTCAG AACCAGTCAGAAAGTATTACATATGGGCGTGGTGGAAAGAGAAAAAGCAGAGTCAAAGTATTTTACTGTCCAGTAGAAAATTGCTCAAGAAGTGTCACTTTGCAAAAGCCATTCAATCGAAGAAATTCTTTACGTCAG caCTTCTTTGTTTGCCATGGGGAAAAATCATTTGTGTGCTGTAAATGCGGACGTGGCTTTGGGACAGCAACAACACAAAAGAGACATGAGACTATATGTGGTCAGATTTTCCATTGCTCGTGTCAGTGCCCCTTCAAATCTAAGGAGTCCCTCCTAATGCATGCTAAAAGACAAGGACATATAGTCCCTGTGCAATATCAAAA TTTGCAGTTACCAAAGAAACCCAAAACAACTAAAACCAACCACCAAGTGTTAATGAACGTCCTACCAAAGTGTGCTCAAAACCAAGTTAGTAGTTCAACACCAAAACTACAGTTTATCCTCCCAAAACCGAAAGTCCTGTCTGTATCCCAGGCAGCTTCATTGCATCCAAAAAACACCACATTAGTGACTGTCAACAATGGAGTTATTACAGACATCAAAGAAATCATGCCTGTACAAACTCGGCATACAAACTTCCCACAAACTGTCAATTTGGACATCAAAAACGGTTTTTCCAATGAACCCTCCATAGAGAGGCCTCAGTTAAGTGATGCTCAAGCCCAGTGGAGTGCAATGGACACAGCAGACTGGCAGCAAGATAGTACCACAAATACACATTTGAACAATCAAGTTCTTCCTGAAATGTTGACGGTTGGAACAAACTTTCCTGGCATTGCTGAAACAGACGCTCACACTCAGACAAATATGCCAGCAAATGCAAATGTAAATTTTGCATCAGACATGAGCCTTGGTAATAGCGTGAGTGATGCATTAGTGCAGACCATGCCATATTTTCGGGTAGAACCTGTTGCACCAGATCCATTAAATCCTAGTGGACAGAATATGGAGACTCAGACGTCCAGTGATCTGCTTGTTCAGGCAATGGTTTCTGCAATTCTGCAAAGACAGGATGTTAATCAAGATATAATAAATCAACATTCAATAGTCGTAACTCCACAAAACTATGTAAACCAACCATTGAATGTGACACCCAACAATTTTGTTGGTGCAAACTTGAACATACCTTGTACATCTTCAAGTATACAACCAATAACTGTGAGAGCTTCGTCAGAGACGCAGACACAACACCAATCAACTATGATAACTCCACCAAACTATGTCACAAGTTCACAATATGTACCTACAACCAATCAAGGAATTAATATTCCACAGACAAATCAAGTAGCTGATAATGTTGCTTCATTAAGTAAACGAAAAAGATCGTTTCAAAAGATTTCATCTCTGAACTTAAAGGTGTCTTCTGATACCCAAACTACTATGAATTTGGAGAACACTGACCACTTATTAGGTGAGTATGATGATGGAGTATTGAACTTGTCACAAGAATCAAGAAACGGATGTCATGACAAGTCCATTCGTACAATACCATCTTCTACCAGTTACTTAACAGGGTTAGAGCACCAGAGGTCATGTTCTGGAGAAGCTCCACACAAATCCACAATACCTTTGAATATGGAAGAATGTCAAACTGAAAGAAACACAATAGGGATACAAGCAGAAAATGACATGCAACATGGAAACAATGAACAGAGTGGTTTTTCAACTATCGACTTGATGGATCCATTTCCAGATTTTGGTGATGTGTTTCTAGAAAGCATTGCAACCCAAACATATTCAAATGAACAACTGAGAAATTTCAATGATTTTTTACACGAGTCTCCTCATAGCAATCTAGCGGACAATAGGGCACCGACTTCTCCTTTGCTGAAGAACATTATGGGGGAAAGTTTTGAAGATTTACTTCATACAGATTCTGGAAGTCAAACGGATGAATTTCAAGATTTCATTTTTGAAAACCAGTTCATAGAAAATACAGTAAAGTCTGTCACAACAAACTATAGTAGTGGTAATAATCAAGAGAGTATTTCAATGAAAGAACATCCTTTAGATCAGGATGCTGTTTCTGTCCATGACGATGCACACAATGAAGGCACTAATAGTAGTGTTGAACAACTTAAAGATATTTCAAAATCAGGAAAAGATAAACTATTATTGTCGGAAACCATGTGTAAGAATGACAGTGAAGTAGTTTCCAGTATTGTCTCAGACGTGGATAGAGCTACAGCAGTCCACACAGgtgcatatttaaataaatctgTTGTACGCGATAAAGAAGGAGataatgtaaatgaatataTTACTACAGATAAGATGAAATCTTATGTTCATCAGACGATTGAAAGAGGAGATGTTGAGTTCAGTGATGTGGAAACACAAGCTGATATTTATCCTTTTAAACGAAGTAGACTTAGTGCTGAGATGAGCCATAATGAAACGCAGACAAAGTTTAGTAACATTCCAATTACATCATCCAATAGTCCAATGACATCATCTGGTGGTGTTGCAAAGACATCATCTAGTAGTGTTGCAATGACATCATCTAGTAGTGTTGCAATGACATCATCTAGTAGTGTTGCAATGACATCATCTGGTAGTGTTGCAATGACATCATCTGGTAGTATTGCAATGACATCATCTGGTAGTGTTGCAATGACATCATCTAGTAGTGTTGCAATGACATCATCTAGTAGTGTTGCAATGACATCATCTAGTTGTGTTGCAATGACCTCATCTGGTACTATTGCAATTACATCATGTAATAGTAATCCAATTACATCATGTAATAGTAATTCAAttacattatgtaataataatccACTTACATCATCAAATAGTAATTCAATTACATCATATAGTAATTCAATTACATCATGTAATAGTAATCCAATTACATCATGTAATAGTAATCAAATACCATTGCCACCACCTGCTGCCAATCATCGCAAAGTGACTACATCTGAATATGTACACAATGCACATCGGTCATCAACACAGAACCAGATTAGAGATGCCCCTACATACTGTAATGCCGAGATCCAAGCAGATATTATTGTAGTCAATCGAAACAAAGATGATACCACAGGCAGTGCAGGTACCACGAGTGTGGAGACACAGACTAGACGCGTAGACAATTGTTTAACTTATACTTAA
- the LOC140056877 gene encoding STE20-related kinase adapter protein alpha-like: MVVYEPDASHYKLLSNIGLGLGLANAVYVAHHTPSSTFVAVRKTNLDSDTTSFTNLQHEFHQKRLLQHEHLLTYHCAFVSDHELWEVMPLMNYGSAQDIVSANFPDGLDEISIAYIIRDVLTALDYIHKMGFIHRSIKSSHILLSQNGHIVVTGLNTVVSMVKDGQRLRAIHDFPSKAVKNLQWLAPEILEQNLLGYDTKSDIYSVGITACELANGCIPFSDMVSTKMLLEKINGTTPKLLDATTLGEEQLMSQADSGIGSGTVGNRPSSSRNSSNPYTRVFSSQFHQFIDVCLQRDPMERPSAAVLLAHPFFKQVKKRTSELITSILQYLKPITDTEQQQKRIDGQY, encoded by the coding sequence ATGGTTGTCTACGAACCAGATGCCAGTCATTATAAATTGCTGTCAAACATTGGGCTAGGTCTCGGCCTAGCTAATGCAGTTTATGTAGCTCACCACACGCCATCGAGCACTTTTGTTGCCGTGCGGAAAACGAATTTAGATTCGGACACCACATCATTTACAAACTTGCAACATGAGTTTCATCAGAAGAGGCTTTTACAGCATGAACATCTTCTTACCTATCATTGCGCATTCGTAAGTGATCATGAATTATGGGAAGTTATGCCGCTTATGAATTACGGATCTGCGCAAGATATTGTTTCTGCAAACTTCCCGGATGGATTGGATGAAATTTCTATTGCGTACATAATCCGTGATGTTCTTACAGCACTTGATTACATTCACAAGATGGGATTTATTCATCGCAGTATCAAAAGCAGTCACATTCTCCTGTCACAAAATGGTCACATTGTTGTAACTGGACTCAACACAGTGGTGAGCATGGTCAAGGATGGTCAGCGACTGCGAGCAATTCATGATTTTCCGAGCAAAGCTGTCAAAAACTTACAATGGCTTGCTCCAGAAATACTAGAGCAGAATTTACTTGGTTACGACACAAAAAGCGATATCTACAGTGTTGGAATTACAGCATGCGAACTAGCCAATGGCTGCATACCATTTTCAGATATGGTATCAACTAAAATGTTATTGGAGAAAATCAATGGCACTACACCAAAACTGTTGGATGCTACCACTCTTGGAGAGGAACAATTAATGTCCCAGGCGGATTCAGGTATAGGAAGCGGCACAGTTGGCAACCGGCCATCATCAAGTAGAAACAGTTCAAACCCCTATACAAGAGTGTTTTCATCGCAATTCCATCAATTTATTGACGTCTGTTTGCAGAGAGATCCTATGGAAAGGCCGAGTGCTGCCGTGCTATTGGCTCATCCCTTTTTTAAGCAGGTTAAGAAAAGAACAAGTGAACTAATAACCTCtatattgcaatatttaaaACCAATAACAGACACAGAACAGCAACAGAAAAGGATTGATGGACAGTATTAA